Proteins encoded in a region of the Pseudothermotoga elfii DSM 9442 = NBRC 107921 genome:
- a CDS encoding peroxiredoxin — translation MGIPLLGEKFPEMEVLTTHGKIKLPDVYKGKWFVLFSHPADFTPVCTTEFIGFQKRYDEFKKLGAELIGLSVDQVFSHIKWVEWIKEKVGVEIEFPIIADTGKVAETLGMIHPAKGSNTVRAVFVVDPNGVIRTILYYPQELGRNIDEVVRIVKAFQIADRNKVAMPANWPENELFKDEVIIPPPTTVEEAKKRKEQYECLDWWLCHKKI, via the coding sequence ATGGGTATACCACTTTTGGGTGAAAAATTTCCGGAAATGGAAGTTCTCACAACACATGGAAAAATAAAACTTCCAGATGTTTATAAGGGAAAGTGGTTTGTGCTTTTCAGCCATCCGGCAGATTTTACACCGGTTTGCACAACAGAGTTTATAGGCTTTCAGAAGAGATATGATGAATTTAAAAAATTGGGAGCAGAGTTAATAGGTTTAAGTGTTGATCAGGTTTTTTCTCATATCAAATGGGTAGAGTGGATCAAAGAAAAAGTTGGAGTTGAGATCGAATTTCCAATTATCGCAGACACAGGAAAAGTAGCCGAGACCCTCGGTATGATTCACCCTGCTAAAGGCAGCAATACTGTGAGAGCCGTTTTTGTTGTTGATCCTAATGGTGTTATCAGAACTATTCTTTATTATCCGCAAGAACTTGGTAGAAATATAGACGAAGTTGTTAGAATTGTTAAGGCATTTCAAATAGCAGACAGGAACAAAGTAGCTATGCCGGCAAACTGGCCAGAAAATGAATTGTTTAAAGATGAAGTTATAATTCCACCGCCAACGACAGTTGAAGAGGCGAAAAAGAGAAAAGAGCAATATGAATGCCTGGATTGGTGGTTATGTCATAAGAAAATTTGA
- a CDS encoding sensor histidine kinase — MLVFFAILVASAATLIFYELITSKRIEKYKRFVVRVAELADVPDDSPPYYVLESLRKKIKNLEDELSMAQKSRENTLTLLDSIMDPILFVDSSSGEILFANTAAQKMSRPIVTTRKIYEALEDYYLIEMFDEAVKSWHIQEGNVVMHVEGKKRYYSCKMTPVLLPRGERRVVILLHDMTKEYELNEMRREFVSNVSHELRTPLTSIHGYAETLLNDPDMDAETRDRFLKIIENESARMSRLINDLLDLERLESGEARFDFQKIDLCSVVKYVVSITEPLSIDYDVKVEYDCEEVTIDGDQDRLIQMLLNLADNAVKYTSLKESGEKKVSISVKKEGSQAVIRVSDTGPGMPRDALNRIFDRFYRVDKGRSRKMGGSGLGLSIVKTIVDRHNGQIFVESEPGAGTSFTVKLPVERIDLDENV; from the coding sequence GTGCTGGTTTTTTTTGCAATCCTTGTTGCATCGGCAGCAACCTTAATTTTCTATGAACTTATAACATCCAAAAGAATTGAAAAATATAAGAGATTTGTTGTTAGGGTGGCGGAGTTGGCAGATGTTCCTGATGACTCGCCACCTTATTATGTTTTGGAATCTTTGAGGAAAAAAATCAAAAATCTTGAAGATGAACTATCGATGGCTCAGAAAAGTCGAGAAAATACGCTGACGCTCCTTGACAGTATAATGGATCCAATCTTGTTTGTGGACAGTAGCAGCGGAGAGATATTATTTGCCAACACAGCTGCACAAAAGATGTCGCGACCAATAGTTACAACCAGAAAAATATACGAAGCTCTCGAAGATTATTACTTAATCGAAATGTTTGATGAAGCTGTCAAAAGCTGGCATATTCAGGAAGGCAACGTAGTTATGCACGTTGAGGGGAAAAAGAGATATTATTCCTGCAAAATGACACCTGTGTTATTGCCTCGCGGTGAGAGAAGGGTAGTTATATTGTTGCATGATATGACAAAAGAATACGAATTAAATGAGATGAGACGCGAATTTGTATCTAACGTTTCACACGAGCTACGTACTCCTCTGACATCCATTCACGGCTATGCCGAAACACTTTTGAACGATCCTGATATGGATGCAGAAACGAGAGACAGATTTCTCAAGATTATAGAAAATGAGTCTGCCAGAATGTCGAGGTTGATAAATGATCTACTGGATCTGGAACGATTGGAATCTGGGGAAGCGAGATTTGATTTTCAAAAGATTGACCTTTGCTCCGTTGTTAAGTATGTTGTGTCTATAACTGAACCTTTATCAATTGATTATGATGTTAAGGTTGAATATGATTGTGAAGAGGTAACTATTGACGGAGATCAGGATAGATTGATTCAAATGTTACTCAATTTAGCGGATAATGCTGTAAAATATACATCACTCAAAGAATCTGGCGAGAAAAAGGTTTCTATTTCTGTTAAGAAAGAAGGTTCGCAGGCTGTAATTAGGGTATCAGATACCGGTCCGGGCATGCCGAGAGATGCATTAAACAGGATTTTTGACAGGTTTTACAGAGTCGATAAAGGACGAAGCAGAAAAATGGGAGGCTCTGGCTTAGGACTTTCTATAGTTAAAACAATCGTTGATCGGCATAATGGACAGATTTTTGTTGAGAGCGAGCCCGGCGCAGGAACAAGTTTTACTGTAAAATTACCTGTTGAAAGGATCGATCTGGATGAGAATGTATGA
- a CDS encoding type II secretion system protein: MKGYSIIELIISLFVIAIAALIFSLSINQAVASFSKSSEKLIEKMTFFSNVTSNFAGKSSGTIVNTLDKILGYDLSGSYAFFDAIEVRQTENGYVYSLKDTTF, encoded by the coding sequence ATGAAAGGTTACTCTATAATCGAGTTGATTATAAGCCTTTTTGTTATCGCAATAGCAGCACTCATATTTTCGCTGTCTATAAATCAAGCGGTGGCTTCTTTTTCAAAATCAAGTGAAAAATTGATTGAAAAAATGACATTCTTCTCTAACGTTACAAGCAATTTTGCCGGAAAAAGTTCAGGCACAATCGTCAACACTCTTGACAAAATCCTTGGATATGATCTATCAGGTTCATATGCATTTTTTGATGCTATAGAAGTAAGGCAGACAGAAAACGGATATGTCTATTCATTAAAAGATACAACTTTTTGA
- a CDS encoding ABC transporter ATP-binding protein has product MKRLLGYAKPYFWFFVLAIITVLIAAVIDLLPPQFIRMAIDNYMNNPELSADQSLKGVSQMALILLGIFGMQFLLGYLSTYLNSFLGNRIVYDIRSDLYGKVLDLPMSFFDKNPSGRINTRIVNDTQNIQEFFSTVVTAMVKDVFLLAGVIFFMLRISYRLLANIGFMFPVIVLAIFLFRYFDLKVYRQVRTNLARVNAYLAEHISGMSVIKLFRAEKYKAVEFDSVNRDLYRCLVKQLYVFAIFRPFIDFIHYLVLSFVIWFGAKYIVGGTIQFGELYAFVAYIDTFMRPLSDISEKYDIVQNTAASCEKIFSLMDEKPEPLGNPNNTEFIKTGQLTFENVWFSYNSEKWVLKSVNISFKPGELTAIVGETGAGKTSLMNLINGMYVPQKGRILIDGKEMFDYDLRKIRKQIAAVPQDVVLFSGTVFDNIRLFHEEYSRDQVIEALKKVYAYDVINKLGNGIDTKIIERGSTLSAGERQLIVLARAVLFDAKILILDEATSNIDVETESRIEKAVKDLSKEKTVIMIAHRLSTVKGADRIIVVHDGKIVEEGKHSELLSKKGVYYKLYQIQFA; this is encoded by the coding sequence TTGAAGAGGCTTTTAGGTTATGCAAAACCATATTTCTGGTTTTTTGTGCTTGCAATAATAACAGTTCTTATAGCCGCTGTTATTGATCTTTTACCACCGCAATTCATCAGAATGGCAATAGATAATTATATGAATAACCCTGAGCTCAGTGCTGATCAGAGCTTGAAAGGTGTTTCTCAGATGGCGCTGATTCTTTTAGGCATATTTGGTATGCAATTTTTACTGGGTTATTTGAGTACATACCTCAATTCTTTTCTGGGAAACAGGATCGTTTACGATATAAGAAGCGATCTTTATGGAAAAGTGCTTGATCTACCTATGTCTTTCTTTGATAAGAACCCATCAGGAAGGATCAATACAAGAATTGTTAATGATACTCAGAATATCCAGGAATTCTTCTCAACAGTTGTAACGGCTATGGTTAAGGACGTATTCCTGCTTGCAGGAGTCATTTTTTTTATGCTCAGAATAAGCTATAGACTTCTTGCAAACATAGGGTTTATGTTTCCCGTAATAGTACTTGCCATATTTTTGTTCAGGTATTTCGATTTAAAAGTTTACAGGCAGGTACGAACCAATCTTGCAAGAGTCAATGCTTATCTTGCTGAACATATTAGTGGAATGAGTGTAATAAAACTGTTTCGGGCAGAGAAATATAAAGCTGTAGAATTCGATTCTGTGAATAGAGATCTTTATCGTTGTCTGGTAAAACAGCTCTATGTTTTTGCTATCTTTAGACCATTTATAGATTTCATACATTACCTCGTACTTAGTTTCGTAATATGGTTTGGTGCAAAGTACATAGTTGGTGGAACTATACAGTTTGGCGAATTGTATGCCTTTGTCGCGTATATCGATACTTTTATGAGACCGTTGAGTGATATATCCGAAAAATATGATATAGTTCAAAATACTGCGGCATCCTGCGAAAAGATATTTTCGCTTATGGATGAAAAACCAGAGCCTCTCGGAAATCCAAATAATACTGAATTCATAAAAACAGGCCAGCTTACTTTCGAAAATGTTTGGTTCAGCTATAATTCTGAAAAATGGGTGCTAAAAAGTGTGAATATTTCTTTCAAACCTGGAGAGCTTACAGCTATTGTTGGTGAAACTGGTGCGGGAAAAACATCTCTGATGAACCTGATAAATGGTATGTACGTGCCTCAGAAAGGAAGAATTTTAATTGATGGAAAAGAAATGTTTGATTACGATCTCAGGAAAATTAGAAAGCAGATTGCCGCGGTCCCACAGGATGTTGTTCTTTTTTCTGGCACTGTTTTTGATAACATCAGATTGTTTCACGAAGAATATTCAAGAGACCAGGTCATAGAAGCACTGAAAAAAGTTTACGCTTATGACGTGATTAACAAGCTTGGTAACGGCATAGATACAAAAATAATCGAAAGAGGGTCTACACTGTCGGCGGGAGAAAGACAACTTATTGTACTTGCGCGTGCTGTATTGTTTGATGCAAAAATCCTGATTCTCGATGAAGCCACAAGTAATATCGACGTTGAAACAGAATCAAGGATTGAAAAAGCTGTCAAAGATTTGTCGAAGGAAAAGACAGTTATAATGATCGCTCACAGATTATCCACCGTAAAGGGAGCGGATAGAATAATTGTAGTTCACGACGGTAAGATAGTTGAAGAGGGCAAACACAGCGAGCTGCTTTCAAAAAAGGGAGTCTATTACAAACTCTATCAAATACAATTTGCATAG
- a CDS encoding ferritin yields MIGQIILKALNEQIKKELDSAYLYLSMAAYFDSENLEGMAHWMKLQAKEEFNHAMKFYNHINERGGKVEFFALEKPPMDWKDPYEVFKNVYEHEKKVTESIHNLVDLAKKENDHATYSMLMWFVDEQVEEEANALKILEILEKIKDNSVGIIMLDRQLASRE; encoded by the coding sequence ATGATAGGTCAGATTATCTTGAAAGCTCTAAACGAACAGATAAAAAAGGAACTTGATTCTGCATATCTTTATTTATCAATGGCGGCTTATTTTGATTCCGAAAATCTCGAGGGAATGGCACACTGGATGAAATTGCAGGCCAAGGAAGAATTCAACCATGCTATGAAATTCTACAATCATATCAATGAACGTGGAGGAAAAGTAGAGTTTTTCGCCCTTGAAAAACCCCCCATGGACTGGAAAGATCCATATGAAGTTTTCAAAAATGTCTACGAACACGAGAAGAAAGTTACTGAAAGCATACACAACCTTGTTGACCTTGCAAAAAAAGAAAACGATCATGCGACTTACTCTATGCTTATGTGGTTTGTTGATGAGCAGGTTGAAGAAGAAGCAAATGCATTGAAGATTCTGGAAATTCTGGAGAAAATCAAGGACAATTCTGTTGGTATAATAATGCTTGACAGACAACTTGCCAGCAGGGAGTGA
- a CDS encoding response regulator transcription factor: MAKKKILVVDDDPSIIELVSYNLAREGYDVLKAYDAEEALKVVGNESVDMFIVDIMLPGMDGFELVRQLRSMEKYRNTPVVFLSAKGEEFDKVLGLELGADDYITKPFSIREMIARIKAVFRRIQLSAQEREERPKKIVAKGLEIDVERYEVKVHDQKVSLTPLEFELLRFLAENEGKVFSRDVLLDKLWGYDYYGDTRTVDVHIRRLRTKIEEDPSNPKYIITVRGKGYKFRDPGKEE; the protein is encoded by the coding sequence ATGGCGAAAAAGAAAATACTTGTTGTCGATGACGATCCGTCTATCATCGAGTTAGTGAGTTACAATCTGGCACGCGAAGGTTATGATGTTCTTAAAGCTTATGATGCAGAGGAAGCTTTAAAGGTTGTTGGGAACGAATCTGTTGACATGTTCATAGTGGATATCATGTTACCCGGAATGGACGGTTTCGAACTCGTCAGGCAGCTCCGTTCCATGGAAAAATACAGGAACACACCTGTAGTTTTCTTGAGTGCTAAAGGCGAAGAATTTGACAAAGTGCTTGGTCTGGAGCTTGGAGCAGATGATTATATTACGAAGCCATTCAGTATTAGAGAAATGATAGCTCGAATTAAGGCTGTTTTCAGGAGAATACAGCTGAGCGCACAGGAAAGAGAAGAAAGGCCTAAAAAGATAGTAGCAAAAGGTTTAGAAATTGACGTTGAAAGATATGAAGTTAAAGTCCATGATCAAAAAGTTAGCCTGACACCTCTTGAATTTGAGCTATTGAGATTTCTCGCAGAAAACGAGGGCAAAGTTTTCAGCAGAGATGTTCTTTTAGATAAGCTCTGGGGTTATGATTATTACGGAGACACACGAACTGTGGATGTTCATATAAGAAGATTGAGAACAAAAATTGAAGAAGATCCATCAAATCCAAAGTATATAATTACAGTTAGAGGAAAAGGCTACAAATTCAGAGACCCAGGGAAGGAAGAATAA
- a CDS encoding metal-sulfur cluster assembly factor: MVSKEQVLDALKNVIDFELGLDIVSLGLVYDISVDSDDNVSVTMTMTTPACPLAGMILQDAEDKIRQINGVKDVKIDLTFDPPWTPDRMSEDLREKLGI, translated from the coding sequence ATGGTTAGTAAAGAGCAGGTTCTTGATGCGTTGAAAAATGTTATTGATTTCGAACTTGGTCTTGATATTGTGAGCCTCGGACTTGTTTATGATATTTCTGTAGACAGTGATGACAATGTTTCCGTGACCATGACTATGACTACACCGGCCTGTCCGCTGGCAGGAATGATTTTGCAAGATGCCGAAGATAAAATAAGGCAGATAAATGGCGTTAAGGATGTAAAGATTGATCTCACTTTTGATCCACCCTGGACGCCAGACAGAATGAGCGAAGATTTGCGAGAAAAACTTGGTATATGA
- a CDS encoding ferritin-like domain-containing protein has translation MFNIDEIFEIAEQIERNGVIFYTRAAEKFSEYTKKSVFLNLADMERKHEKRFHEMRLELAGKEREISQFLDPQGEAIQYLRSIANSKVFDLISDPETKFKNVQSISDLLRVAIDIEKDSIIFYLGIKEAVNEKLGKEKIDLIVKEEMQHVATLTDLLESL, from the coding sequence ATGTTTAATATTGACGAGATATTCGAAATTGCTGAGCAAATCGAGAGAAACGGAGTAATTTTTTATACAAGAGCGGCTGAAAAGTTTTCGGAATACACGAAGAAATCAGTTTTCTTAAATCTTGCAGACATGGAAAGAAAGCACGAAAAAAGATTTCATGAGATGAGATTAGAACTTGCAGGAAAAGAGAGGGAGATCTCTCAATTTTTAGATCCGCAAGGTGAGGCGATTCAGTACCTCAGATCAATAGCAAACAGTAAGGTTTTTGATCTGATTTCTGATCCTGAAACTAAATTCAAAAATGTGCAATCAATTTCCGATCTTTTAAGAGTGGCTATAGATATAGAAAAAGACTCTATTATTTTTTATCTTGGAATAAAGGAAGCAGTGAACGAAAAACTTGGCAAAGAAAAAATAGATCTAATAGTAAAAGAAGAAATGCAACATGTGGCGACTCTAACAGATTTGCTGGAGAGTTTATGA
- a CDS encoding type II secretion system protein: protein MKKGFSLFELLIVLAVFSVFLIVLSIVLNDYLKKAEQNIEVLDALKRLTEASNKVTQYLLRASGDAISVKIASSTEITFDIIIAGEKINAKLQVADENTVLYYENNLSETIKVENVEIRFEKADPSSEIDLPVKLTAKTRNPFNKDSNLVIESTIYPPGVR from the coding sequence TTGAAAAAAGGATTCAGTTTATTTGAATTACTTATTGTACTGGCCGTGTTTTCGGTTTTCTTGATAGTTTTGTCAATTGTGCTGAATGATTATTTAAAAAAAGCAGAACAAAATATTGAAGTACTCGACGCGCTTAAAAGACTCACCGAAGCGTCAAATAAAGTTACTCAATATCTTTTGAGGGCATCAGGGGATGCTATATCGGTAAAAATAGCATCTTCTACAGAAATAACCTTTGATATAATAATTGCGGGCGAGAAAATCAACGCCAAACTTCAGGTAGCCGACGAAAACACGGTTCTGTATTACGAGAACAACCTTTCAGAAACAATTAAAGTTGAAAATGTCGAAATTAGGTTTGAAAAAGCTGATCCTTCGTCAGAGATAGACTTGCCTGTAAAACTAACTGCTAAGACGAGAAATCCTTTCAATAAAGATTCCAATCTTGTAATTGAATCGACGATTTACCCACCTGGAGTGAGGTGA
- the hflC gene encoding protease modulator HflC, whose protein sequence is MKKIAILISLAIIVVIAIIFLGFSFFIVDQTEYAIVLRFGEIRKIISEPGLYLRTPFVDNVVRFGKRYHIYDIPVEKVITLDKKTLLVDSYAIWRIDDPKRFIESIKTVSLALSRIDDVVYSGLRNTLAKLDFDDIVTGEREYLADITNFSRSNLADFGIEIIDVRVKHTDLPTENQQAVFERMKSERQSIAALIRAEGQKEAQKIRSEAEKKATILRAEAVSEAERIRGTGEASATRIYAEAFAANYDFYRLLRTLESYKSIIPDSVVLVGEDLSILDQMK, encoded by the coding sequence ATGAAAAAGATAGCGATTTTGATCAGTTTGGCAATTATAGTGGTGATAGCTATTATTTTTCTTGGCTTTTCGTTTTTCATAGTCGATCAAACTGAGTATGCCATTGTATTGAGATTTGGTGAAATAAGAAAAATTATATCGGAACCCGGGCTTTATTTGCGAACCCCGTTTGTTGATAATGTTGTCAGATTTGGAAAAAGGTATCATATTTACGATATACCTGTTGAAAAAGTGATCACTCTGGATAAAAAAACTCTGCTGGTTGATTCTTATGCTATCTGGAGAATAGATGACCCAAAGAGATTCATTGAATCAATTAAAACTGTATCTCTTGCGCTTTCAAGAATAGATGACGTCGTTTATTCTGGCCTGAGAAACACGCTTGCAAAACTTGACTTCGATGATATCGTTACGGGTGAACGGGAATATCTGGCAGATATAACGAATTTTTCCAGAAGTAATCTTGCTGATTTCGGTATTGAGATTATAGACGTTCGTGTAAAGCACACCGATTTACCAACTGAAAACCAGCAGGCTGTTTTCGAGAGAATGAAATCAGAGAGGCAGAGTATAGCAGCATTGATAAGAGCAGAAGGACAAAAAGAAGCTCAGAAAATTAGATCAGAAGCAGAGAAAAAGGCTACCATATTGAGAGCTGAAGCAGTAAGTGAAGCTGAAAGAATAAGAGGAACAGGAGAAGCGAGCGCCACCAGAATATATGCAGAAGCCTTCGCTGCAAATTATGATTTCTATAGATTGCTCAGAACTCTTGAAAGTTATAAATCGATTATTCCTGATAGCGTGGTTCTGGTAGGTGAAGATCTTAGTATACTGGATCAGATGAAATAA
- the prmC gene encoding peptide chain release factor N(5)-glutamine methyltransferase, with the protein MTFRQLYILMKNMLESASDSPATEALLLLSKAGNMTKEQILLLFEDEVPYSISEEAFKLAESRASGIPLQYITGKCYFYGLELSVEEGVFIPRVETEVLVDIALDIIGKNKLSTVLDIGTGSGAIALAIALNTNCKVYASDISKKALSTAMKNAADYAAKIEFFRGAFLTPVKHIINEIQLIVSNPPYIPVSSKLPKDVIHEPHEALFAGNDGLDFYRQIFSEPDLLKNKILIMEFSPDQKEEIQKICNYFGKISFFKDQFGKIRFFSLIVQ; encoded by the coding sequence ATGACATTCAGGCAACTTTACATACTGATGAAAAATATGCTGGAAAGTGCCTCTGATTCACCTGCAACGGAGGCACTTTTGTTGTTGTCAAAGGCTGGAAACATGACCAAGGAGCAGATTTTGCTTTTATTTGAGGACGAAGTTCCTTATTCAATATCAGAAGAGGCTTTCAAATTAGCTGAATCACGCGCTTCTGGGATTCCTTTGCAGTACATAACAGGGAAGTGTTATTTCTACGGCCTGGAGCTTTCTGTCGAAGAGGGTGTTTTTATTCCGCGCGTTGAAACAGAAGTGCTGGTAGATATTGCACTTGATATTATCGGAAAGAACAAGCTTTCTACTGTATTGGATATTGGAACCGGATCTGGTGCCATCGCCCTTGCTATTGCATTGAACACTAACTGTAAAGTTTATGCGTCAGATATCAGCAAAAAGGCACTTTCAACAGCTATGAAAAATGCAGCTGATTACGCCGCAAAAATAGAGTTTTTCAGAGGTGCTTTTCTAACCCCTGTTAAACACATAATAAATGAGATACAGCTGATTGTTTCTAATCCTCCTTATATTCCTGTATCTTCAAAGTTACCGAAAGATGTTATACATGAGCCGCATGAAGCACTTTTTGCAGGCAATGATGGACTTGACTTCTATAGACAAATTTTTTCAGAGCCAGATCTTTTGAAAAACAAAATACTGATCATGGAATTTTCTCCAGATCAAAAAGAAGAGATACAGAAAATTTGCAACTATTTTGGAAAAATTTCATTTTTTAAAGATCAATTTGGAAAAATTAGATTTTTTTCTCTGATTGTACAGTAG
- a CDS encoding thymidine phosphorylase gives MRMYDIIKKKRDGYELTSDEIDFVIKGYVNGKIPDYQMAAFLMAVYFQKMSERETYDLTISMANSGKMLDLSSIDGFKIDKHSTGGVGDKTTLVVLPMVACFGLKIAKMSGRGLGHTGGTIDKLESIPGMRTNLKEDEFYSIVRDIGFSIAGQTGELVPADKKIYALRDATATVDNISLIASSIVSKKLAGGADGVIFDVKVGSGAFLKTVDEARRLANLMINILRKFGRKASAVLSNMDQPLGRMVGNSLEVIEAIETLKGKGPDDFTELCLILCREMLDLAGLKAEEDEIYDTIHSGKALGKFADFLRMQGGNPEVIENYDLLPVSSKTMDVRIGESGYVNRIDAELIGVASMLLGAGRVKKEDEIDPGVGLEVLKKVGNFVEANEPVARIYVSEKSDIDSAIKLIKSAYKISNDRPQSPEILLEVIK, from the coding sequence ATGAGAATGTATGACATCATAAAGAAGAAGAGAGATGGCTACGAACTTACGAGTGATGAAATAGATTTCGTAATTAAGGGGTATGTGAACGGAAAAATACCGGATTATCAAATGGCTGCTTTTCTTATGGCAGTGTATTTTCAAAAAATGAGTGAGAGAGAAACATATGATCTAACTATTTCCATGGCAAATTCCGGAAAAATGCTCGATTTATCCAGTATAGATGGATTTAAAATCGATAAACACTCCACAGGTGGTGTTGGGGATAAGACGACTCTGGTCGTACTCCCAATGGTAGCGTGTTTTGGCTTGAAGATCGCTAAAATGTCTGGCAGGGGACTCGGACATACAGGTGGCACCATTGACAAACTTGAATCAATTCCTGGTATGAGGACAAATCTGAAAGAAGATGAATTTTACAGCATAGTTCGTGATATTGGTTTCTCTATTGCGGGGCAAACAGGTGAACTTGTTCCAGCTGACAAAAAAATATACGCCCTTAGAGATGCAACAGCTACTGTGGATAACATATCGCTCATTGCTTCAAGTATTGTGAGCAAAAAGCTGGCAGGCGGTGCAGATGGTGTAATTTTTGATGTAAAAGTGGGATCAGGAGCTTTCCTGAAGACAGTTGATGAGGCGAGAAGATTAGCCAATTTGATGATAAATATCCTCAGAAAATTTGGCAGAAAAGCATCAGCAGTGCTGTCAAATATGGATCAACCACTTGGGAGAATGGTGGGAAACTCTCTCGAGGTAATAGAAGCAATAGAAACTCTTAAGGGAAAAGGGCCTGACGACTTTACTGAGCTGTGTTTGATTCTTTGCAGAGAGATGCTTGATCTTGCCGGATTGAAGGCAGAAGAGGATGAAATTTACGATACAATTCATAGTGGAAAGGCTTTGGGCAAATTTGCAGATTTTCTCAGAATGCAAGGCGGCAATCCTGAGGTAATAGAGAATTATGATTTACTTCCCGTGAGCAGCAAAACTATGGATGTCAGAATTGGTGAGTCAGGTTATGTAAACAGAATAGATGCAGAATTAATTGGGGTTGCATCTATGTTACTTGGCGCTGGCAGAGTCAAAAAGGAAGACGAAATCGATCCAGGCGTTGGTTTAGAGGTGCTCAAAAAGGTTGGAAATTTTGTTGAAGCGAATGAACCTGTCGCAAGGATCTACGTTTCTGAAAAAAGTGATATTGATTCGGCTATAAAATTGATAAAAAGTGCCTATAAAATCTCGAATGATCGACCACAGAGTCCTGAAATTTTGCTTGAGGTGATCAAATGA